In the Klebsiella aerogenes KCTC 2190 genome, one interval contains:
- the hcr gene encoding NADH oxidoreductase produces the protein MTMPTDQCPWRMQVHHIQQETPDVWTISLLCHDYYPYRAGQYALVSVRHSADTLRAYTLSSTPGVSEYITLTVRRIDDGAGSQWLTRDVKRGDYIWLSDAMGEFTCEDKTSDRFLMLAAGCGVTPIMSMRRWLAKYRPQADVQVIFNVRSPQDVIFAEEWRQYPVTLVAEHDATPGFVAGRLTRELLQSVPDLANRTVMTCGPAPYMEMVEQEVTALGVTRFFKEKFFTPVAEAATDGLKFTKLQPAKTFYAPVGTTLLEALESNKVPVTVACRAGVCGCCKTKVVAGEYSVTSTMTLTDAEIADGYVLACSCHPQSDLVLA, from the coding sequence ATGACAATGCCAACCGATCAGTGCCCGTGGCGGATGCAGGTTCATCATATTCAGCAGGAAACGCCTGATGTGTGGACCATTTCGTTGCTGTGCCACGACTACTATCCCTATCGCGCCGGGCAGTACGCGCTGGTCAGCGTGCGCCATTCGGCGGATACGCTGCGTGCCTACACCCTCTCCTCAACGCCGGGGGTCAGTGAATACATTACGCTGACCGTTCGTCGTATTGATGATGGCGCAGGCTCACAGTGGTTAACCCGCGATGTGAAACGCGGCGACTATATCTGGCTGTCGGATGCGATGGGCGAGTTTACCTGTGAAGATAAAACAAGCGATCGTTTTCTGATGCTGGCCGCCGGCTGCGGCGTGACGCCGATTATGTCGATGCGCCGCTGGTTAGCGAAGTATCGTCCGCAGGCAGATGTGCAGGTTATCTTTAACGTGCGTTCGCCGCAGGATGTCATTTTCGCCGAAGAGTGGCGTCAATACCCGGTCACGCTGGTGGCGGAACACGACGCGACGCCGGGCTTCGTCGCCGGTCGCCTCACCCGCGAACTATTGCAAAGCGTGCCGGATTTAGCCAACCGTACCGTAATGACCTGCGGCCCGGCGCCTTATATGGAGATGGTCGAACAGGAAGTGACGGCGCTTGGCGTGACGCGTTTCTTTAAAGAGAAGTTCTTTACCCCGGTGGCGGAAGCCGCTACCGACGGATTGAAATTCACCAAGCTGCAGCCGGCGAAAACGTTCTACGCGCCGGTCGGCACCACGTTGCTGGAAGCGCTGGAGAGCAATAAGGTACCGGTGACCGTCGCCTGCCGCGCTGGCGTCTGCGGCTGCTGCAAAACCAAAGTGGTTGCCGGCGAATATAGCGTTACCAGCACCATGACGCTGACCGATGCCGAAATCGCCGACGGCTACGTGCTGGCCTGCTCCTGTCACCCGCAGAGCGATCTGGTTCTCGCCTGA
- the macB gene encoding macrolide ABC transporter ATP-binding protein/permease MacB, whose amino-acid sequence MTALLELRDIRRSYPSGDGEVDVLKGITLSIAAGEMVAIVGASGSGKSTLMNILGCLDKPTSGTYQVAGVDVAHLSGDELARLRREHFGFIFQRYHLLSHLTAAQNVEVPAIYAGKERRIRLERARDLLTRLGLGERAEYFPSQLSGGQQQRVSIARALMNGGEVILADEPTGALDSRSGEEVMAILHQLKAQGHTVIIVTHDPQVAAQAERIIELRDGEIVRNPPPSSSEKGGVLRAEARGEPSVWRQFSSGFREALVMAWRAMAANKMRTLLTMLGIIIGIASVVSIVVVGDAAKQLVLADIRAIGTNTIDVYPGKDFGDDDPRYQQALKYDDLLAIQKQPWVSSATPAVSKSLRLRANNIDVAASAEGVGAQYFNVYGMTFSEGNTFNELQLNSRAQVVVLDSNARRQLFPHKAKVVGEVILVGNMPATIVGVADEKQSMFGSSKILRVWLPYSTMAGRVMGQSWLNSITVRVQEGYDSATAEQQLVRLLELRHGKKDVFTWNMDSVLKTAERTTHTLQLFLTLVAVIALVVGGIGVMNIMLVSVTERTREIGIRMAVGARARDVLQQFLIEAVLVCLVGGAIGVSLSLMIAFILQLFLPGWEIGFSPLALLTAFLCSTLTGVLFGWLPARNAARLDPVDALARE is encoded by the coding sequence ATGACGGCGCTGCTTGAACTGCGTGATATTCGCCGCAGTTACCCCTCTGGCGACGGTGAAGTTGACGTGCTTAAGGGGATCACCCTTAGTATTGCCGCCGGGGAAATGGTGGCGATCGTCGGGGCTTCAGGGTCCGGGAAATCGACGCTGATGAACATCCTTGGCTGCCTTGATAAGCCCACCAGCGGCACCTATCAGGTTGCCGGGGTCGATGTGGCGCATCTGAGCGGCGATGAACTGGCCAGGCTGCGCCGCGAGCACTTCGGCTTTATTTTCCAGCGTTACCATCTGTTATCGCACCTCACGGCGGCGCAAAACGTCGAGGTCCCTGCTATTTATGCCGGCAAAGAGCGCCGGATTCGTCTTGAACGGGCGCGAGATTTACTCACCCGATTAGGTCTGGGCGAGCGAGCGGAATACTTCCCGTCGCAGCTCTCCGGCGGCCAGCAGCAGCGCGTGAGTATCGCGCGCGCCCTGATGAACGGCGGTGAGGTGATCCTCGCCGATGAACCGACCGGGGCGCTGGATAGCCGCTCAGGCGAAGAGGTTATGGCCATCCTGCATCAGCTAAAGGCGCAGGGGCATACGGTGATTATCGTCACCCACGACCCGCAGGTCGCGGCGCAGGCGGAGAGAATCATCGAGCTGCGCGACGGTGAAATTGTGCGTAACCCGCCGCCGTCATCGTCGGAGAAAGGCGGCGTGCTTCGCGCCGAAGCCCGTGGGGAACCTTCCGTCTGGCGTCAGTTCAGTAGCGGTTTTCGCGAGGCGCTGGTGATGGCCTGGCGGGCGATGGCGGCGAATAAAATGCGTACGCTGCTTACTATGCTCGGCATCATTATTGGTATCGCTTCGGTGGTCTCTATTGTGGTGGTTGGCGATGCGGCGAAACAACTGGTCTTAGCCGATATTCGCGCTATCGGCACCAATACCATCGACGTTTACCCCGGCAAAGATTTTGGCGATGACGATCCGCGTTATCAGCAGGCGTTAAAATATGATGATCTGCTGGCAATTCAAAAACAGCCGTGGGTGAGCTCTGCGACGCCGGCGGTATCGAAAAGCCTGCGCCTGCGCGCCAATAATATCGATGTGGCCGCCAGCGCCGAAGGCGTTGGCGCGCAATATTTCAATGTTTACGGTATGACGTTCAGCGAGGGAAATACGTTCAATGAGCTGCAGCTGAATAGCCGGGCGCAGGTGGTGGTGCTGGATAGCAATGCCCGCCGCCAGCTATTTCCTCACAAGGCGAAAGTGGTTGGCGAGGTGATTTTGGTCGGTAATATGCCGGCGACGATTGTCGGCGTGGCCGATGAGAAGCAATCGATGTTCGGCAGCAGCAAAATTCTTCGCGTCTGGCTACCTTACTCCACGATGGCCGGACGGGTGATGGGGCAATCGTGGCTAAACTCGATAACCGTCCGCGTGCAGGAGGGCTACGATAGCGCCACCGCTGAACAGCAGCTGGTGCGATTGCTTGAGCTCCGCCATGGCAAAAAAGATGTTTTCACCTGGAATATGGACAGTGTCTTGAAAACGGCGGAAAGGACCACACATACTTTACAGCTGTTCCTGACCCTGGTGGCGGTGATCGCGCTGGTCGTCGGCGGAATTGGGGTGATGAATATCATGCTGGTTTCAGTGACGGAACGTACCCGTGAAATCGGCATCAGAATGGCGGTTGGCGCCCGGGCCAGGGATGTTCTGCAGCAGTTTCTTATTGAAGCGGTGCTGGTTTGTCTGGTGGGCGGCGCCATCGGCGTGAGTTTATCGTTGATGATTGCGTTCATTTTGCAACTGTTCTTACCCGGTTGGGAAATCGGTTTTTCGCCGCTGGCGCTATTGACCGCATTTTTATGTTCGACGTTGACCGGGGTGCTGTTTGGCTGGTTGCCGGCGCGTAATGCCGCGCGATTAGATCCTGTGGATGCGTTGGCACGAGAGTAA
- the aqpZ gene encoding aquaporin Z: MFRKLAAECFGTFWLVFGGCGSAVLAAAFPELGIGFAGVALAFGLTVLTMAFAVGHISGGHFNPAVTLGLWAGGRFPAKDVIGYIVAQVVGGIIAAAVLYVIASGKAGFDAAASGFASNGFGEHSPGGYSMLSAIVIEIVLTCGFLLVIHGATDKNAPAGFAPIAIGLALTLIHLISIPVTNTSVNPARSTAVAIFQGGWALQQLWLFWVMPIIGGILGGVLYRTLLEKRD; the protein is encoded by the coding sequence ATGTTCAGAAAATTAGCAGCAGAGTGCTTTGGCACATTCTGGCTCGTATTCGGCGGCTGCGGTAGCGCAGTGCTGGCAGCGGCTTTCCCGGAACTGGGAATTGGTTTTGCCGGCGTGGCCTTAGCCTTTGGTTTAACCGTATTAACTATGGCGTTCGCCGTGGGCCATATTTCCGGCGGTCACTTTAACCCGGCGGTCACTTTAGGTCTGTGGGCTGGCGGTCGTTTCCCGGCTAAAGACGTAATTGGTTATATTGTCGCACAGGTTGTCGGCGGTATTATTGCCGCCGCCGTGCTGTACGTTATCGCCAGCGGTAAAGCCGGTTTCGACGCTGCCGCGAGCGGCTTCGCTTCAAACGGTTTCGGCGAACACTCCCCAGGCGGCTACTCCATGCTGTCCGCTATCGTTATCGAAATCGTGCTGACCTGTGGTTTCCTGCTGGTTATTCACGGTGCGACCGATAAAAACGCCCCGGCGGGCTTTGCGCCGATCGCTATCGGCCTGGCGCTGACCCTTATCCACCTGATTAGCATTCCGGTGACCAATACGTCCGTTAACCCGGCACGTAGCACCGCGGTCGCTATCTTCCAGGGCGGCTGGGCGCTGCAACAGCTGTGGTTGTTCTGGGTGATGCCAATCATCGGCGGTATCCTCGGCGGCGTGCTGTATCGCACCCTGCTCGAAAAACGCGATTAA
- a CDS encoding ATP-dependent endonuclease, with the protein MHLERVEIVGFRGINRLSLMLEQNNVLIGENAWGKSSLLDALTLLLSPEFDLYHFVRDDFWFPPGDIQGREHHLHIILTFRENEPGRHRVRRFRPLSDCWVPCDDGYQRIFYRLEGELADDGSVMTLRSFINCQGEALEMHDIDDLARHLVRLMPVLRLRDARFMRRIHNGTVPHSPQIEITARQLDFLSRELVNHPQNLTDGQIREGLSAMVQLLEHYFAEQSSAQSRNRLMRRRSHDEQRSWRYLDIINRMIDKPGGRSHRVILLGLFSTLLQAKGTVRLDRDARPLLLIEDPETRLHPIMLSVAWHLLNLLPLQRVTTTNSGELLSLTPVEQVCRLVRESSRVSAWRLGPGGMNAEDSRRIAFHIRFNRASSLFARCWLLVEGETETWVINELARQCGHHFDAEGVKVIEFAQSGLKPLIKFARRMGIEWHVLVDGDEAGKKYAATVRGLLNNDNELERVHLTMLPAMDMEHFMYRQGFDDVYHRVAQIPENMPMNMRRVITKAIHRSSKPDLAIEVAMEAGRRGIDAVPTLLKKMFSRVLWLARGRAD; encoded by the coding sequence ATGCATCTTGAGCGTGTAGAGATCGTCGGATTTCGCGGTATCAACCGTTTATCGTTGATGCTTGAGCAAAACAATGTGCTAATCGGCGAGAACGCCTGGGGGAAATCCAGTCTGCTGGACGCTCTGACGCTGCTTTTATCGCCTGAGTTTGACCTGTACCATTTCGTGCGCGATGACTTCTGGTTTCCCCCCGGCGATATTCAGGGGCGGGAGCATCATCTGCATATCATTTTAACCTTCCGCGAAAATGAACCCGGGCGCCATCGCGTACGCCGTTTTCGCCCCCTTAGCGATTGCTGGGTGCCCTGTGATGACGGCTATCAGCGCATTTTCTATCGCCTTGAGGGTGAGCTGGCTGATGACGGCAGCGTGATGACTCTGCGTAGTTTTATTAACTGCCAGGGAGAGGCGCTGGAGATGCATGATATCGACGATCTGGCGCGCCACCTGGTGCGCTTAATGCCGGTATTGCGCCTGCGCGACGCCCGCTTTATGCGCCGAATTCACAACGGAACCGTGCCGCATTCGCCGCAAATTGAGATTACCGCCAGGCAACTGGATTTTCTCTCCCGCGAACTGGTCAATCATCCGCAAAATCTTACCGATGGACAAATCCGCGAAGGGCTGTCGGCGATGGTGCAACTGCTAGAACATTACTTCGCCGAGCAGAGCAGCGCGCAAAGCCGCAATCGCCTGATGCGCCGACGTTCTCATGACGAACAACGCAGCTGGCGCTATCTCGATATTATTAACCGAATGATTGATAAACCCGGCGGTCGCAGTCATCGGGTGATCTTGCTTGGGTTGTTCTCCACTTTATTGCAGGCGAAGGGAACCGTCCGACTCGATCGCGATGCGCGGCCGCTGCTGCTGATTGAGGACCCGGAAACGCGTCTGCATCCGATCATGCTCTCGGTCGCCTGGCATTTGCTGAATCTGCTGCCACTGCAGCGAGTGACCACGACCAATTCCGGCGAGCTGTTGTCGTTGACGCCGGTTGAGCAGGTGTGTCGGCTGGTGCGTGAATCGTCCCGCGTCTCGGCGTGGCGGCTCGGTCCCGGCGGGATGAATGCGGAAGATAGTCGCCGCATTGCGTTTCACATTCGCTTCAACCGCGCGTCATCGCTGTTTGCCCGTTGCTGGTTACTGGTGGAAGGCGAAACGGAAACCTGGGTTATCAACGAACTGGCGCGCCAGTGCGGGCATCATTTCGATGCTGAAGGGGTGAAGGTGATTGAATTCGCCCAATCCGGGCTCAAGCCGCTGATAAAATTCGCCCGCCGGATGGGGATTGAATGGCATGTGTTGGTAGATGGTGATGAGGCCGGTAAGAAGTATGCCGCTACGGTACGTGGGCTGCTCAACAATGATAACGAACTGGAACGAGTGCACTTAACCATGCTTCCGGCAATGGACATGGAACACTTTATGTATCGTCAGGGGTTCGACGATGTTTACCATCGCGTGGCGCAGATCCCGGAGAATATGCCGATGAACATGCGCCGGGTAATCACAAAAGCCATACATCGTTCATCGAAACCCGATCTGGCGATAGAGGTCGCAATGGAGGCCGGGCGGCGGGGAATCGACGCCGTCCCGACGTTACTGAAAAAGATGTTTTCCCGCGTGCTGTGGCTGGCGCGCGGGCGCGCTGATTAG
- the cspD gene encoding cold shock-like protein CspD — MEMGTVKWFNNAKGFGFICPEGGGEDIFAHYSTIQMDGYRTLKAGQSVRFDVHQGPKGNHASVIVPVEAETAA; from the coding sequence ATGGAAATGGGTACTGTTAAGTGGTTCAACAATGCCAAAGGGTTCGGTTTCATTTGCCCTGAGGGCGGCGGCGAAGACATTTTCGCCCATTACTCCACCATCCAGATGGATGGTTACAGAACGCTAAAAGCCGGGCAATCCGTTCGGTTTGATGTTCACCAGGGGCCGAAAGGCAATCACGCCAGCGTGATTGTTCCTGTGGAAGCAGAAACGGCTGCATAA
- the clpS gene encoding ATP-dependent Clp protease adapter ClpS — protein MSKRDWLDFDQLVEDEVRDALKPPSMYKVILVNDDYTPMEFVIDVLQKFFSYDVERATQLMLTVHYEGKAICGVFTAEVAETKVAMVNQYAKENEHPLLCTLEKA, from the coding sequence ATGAGTAAGAGAGATTGGCTGGACTTCGATCAACTGGTAGAAGATGAAGTTCGTGATGCGCTTAAACCACCATCTATGTATAAAGTGATATTAGTCAATGATGACTACACTCCAATGGAGTTTGTTATTGACGTGTTACAAAAATTCTTTTCTTATGATGTAGAACGTGCAACGCAACTGATGCTCACGGTTCACTATGAAGGTAAGGCGATTTGCGGCGTTTTTACCGCCGAAGTTGCGGAAACCAAAGTCGCTATGGTGAACCAGTATGCCAAGGAGAACGAGCATCCATTGCTGTGTACGCTAGAGAAAGCCTGA
- a CDS encoding lysine exporter LysO family protein: MFSGLLIILLPLIVGYLIPLRHPSALKLITRLLSWIVYVILFFMGISLAFLDNLSSNLLSILHYSAVSIVVIILCNIAALLWLDKKMPWRVKHRPEKLPSRLAMALESLQLLGVVLIGFLLGLSGLSFLQHATEASEYTLIFLLFLIGIQLRNNGMTLRQIVLNRRGMIVAVVVAASSLFGGVINALILGLPIKTGLAMASGFGWYSLSGILMTESYGPVIGSATFFNDLARELLAIMLIPGMVLRSRSTALGLCGATSMDFTLPVLQRSGGVEIVPAAIVHGFILSLLVPVLMAFFSA, encoded by the coding sequence ATGTTTTCGGGACTATTAATCATTCTGCTGCCGTTGATTGTCGGCTATCTGATTCCTCTGCGTCACCCTTCCGCACTTAAACTGATTACCCGGCTGCTGAGCTGGATTGTTTACGTGATCCTCTTTTTCATGGGGATTAGCCTTGCCTTCCTCGATAATCTCAGCAGCAATCTGTTGTCGATACTGCATTACTCTGCGGTAAGTATTGTGGTTATTATTCTGTGCAATATTGCAGCACTATTATGGCTGGATAAAAAAATGCCGTGGCGGGTCAAGCATCGTCCGGAAAAATTACCCTCGCGCCTGGCGATGGCTCTCGAGTCGCTGCAGCTGCTTGGCGTCGTACTAATTGGTTTCCTGCTGGGGTTAAGCGGCCTCTCATTTTTACAACACGCGACCGAAGCCAGCGAATATACGTTAATTTTCTTGTTATTCCTTATCGGTATTCAGCTGCGTAATAATGGAATGACATTACGGCAAATTGTGCTTAATCGCCGCGGAATGATTGTCGCGGTAGTGGTCGCGGCGAGCTCATTATTTGGCGGAGTGATTAATGCCCTTATTCTTGGTCTGCCCATTAAAACCGGTCTGGCGATGGCGTCCGGCTTCGGCTGGTACTCCCTTTCCGGGATCCTGATGACCGAATCCTATGGCCCGGTCATTGGCAGCGCTACATTCTTTAACGATCTGGCCCGCGAACTGCTGGCGATAATGTTAATCCCCGGCATGGTATTGCGTAGCCGCTCTACCGCGCTTGGGCTGTGCGGCGCAACCTCAATGGACTTTACTCTACCGGTGCTACAGCGCTCAGGCGGCGTAGAAATCGTTCCTGCAGCTATCGTACACGGTTTTATCCTTAGTCTGCTGGTGCCGGTACTGATGGCGTTCTTCTCAGCCTGA
- the macA gene encoding macrolide transporter subunit MacA — protein MTLNGKRRKVWWLLALVVVIAAIWGWRILNAPLPQYQTLVARKSDLQQSVLATGKLDALRKVDVGAQVSGQLKTLRVNIGDKVQKDQLLGVIDPEQAENQIKEVDATLMELRAQLKQAQAERKLAQVTLARQQQLAQRQLVSRQDLDTAATDVAVKEAQIGTIEAQIKRNQATLDTAKTNLDYTRILAPMSGEVTQITTLQGQTVIAAQQAPNILTLADLSTMLVKAQVSEADVIHLKPGQKAWFTVLGDPLTRYEGTLKDILPTPEKVNDAIFYYARFEVPNPQGILRLEMTAQVHIQLAEVKNVITIPLSALGDAIGDNRYNVRLLRNGEVKEREIVIGARNDTDVAVAKGLEEGDEVIISESTPGATK, from the coding sequence ATGACATTGAATGGAAAACGCAGGAAAGTCTGGTGGCTGTTGGCGTTAGTGGTAGTGATAGCGGCCATCTGGGGATGGCGCATTCTTAACGCGCCGTTGCCGCAGTATCAAACGCTGGTGGCGCGCAAAAGCGATCTGCAGCAGAGCGTTCTGGCGACGGGCAAATTAGATGCTCTGCGTAAAGTCGACGTCGGCGCCCAGGTCAGCGGCCAGTTGAAAACGCTGCGCGTCAATATTGGCGATAAAGTGCAGAAAGACCAGCTACTGGGGGTCATCGACCCGGAGCAGGCGGAAAACCAGATTAAAGAAGTCGACGCGACGCTCATGGAACTGCGCGCGCAGTTGAAACAGGCGCAGGCCGAACGCAAGCTCGCGCAAGTAACATTAGCGCGCCAGCAGCAGTTGGCGCAGCGTCAGCTGGTTTCTCGCCAGGATCTGGATACCGCCGCCACCGATGTGGCGGTGAAAGAGGCGCAAATCGGCACCATCGAAGCGCAGATCAAACGCAACCAGGCGACCCTCGACACCGCGAAAACCAACCTCGACTATACGCGTATCCTGGCGCCGATGTCCGGTGAAGTGACGCAAATCACGACCCTGCAGGGACAGACGGTGATTGCCGCCCAGCAGGCGCCAAACATTCTGACCCTGGCGGACCTCAGTACCATGCTGGTCAAAGCGCAGGTTTCGGAAGCTGACGTGATCCATCTTAAGCCGGGACAAAAAGCCTGGTTTACGGTACTCGGCGATCCTCTGACTCGTTACGAAGGTACGCTGAAGGATATTCTGCCGACGCCGGAAAAGGTCAATGATGCCATATTTTATTATGCGCGTTTTGAAGTCCCTAACCCGCAGGGGATCCTGCGTCTTGAAATGACTGCGCAGGTGCATATCCAGCTAGCGGAAGTGAAAAACGTGATTACTATTCCCCTCAGCGCGCTGGGCGACGCCATCGGCGATAACCGCTATAACGTGCGCCTGCTGCGCAACGGGGAAGTGAAAGAGCGTGAAATCGTTATTGGCGCGCGTAACGATACCGATGTGGCGGTGGCGAAAGGGCTGGAAGAGGGCGATGAGGTCATTATCAGCGAAAGCACGCCCGGAGCGACAAAATGA
- the hcp gene encoding hydroxylamine reductase, whose product MFCVQCEQTIRTPAGNGCSYAQGMCGKTAETSDLQDLLIASLQGLSAWAVKAREYGIIDHEVDNFAPRAFFSTLTNVNFDSPRIVGYARQAIAMREALKAQCLNIDANASVDSPVADLQLVSDDLGDLQRQAADYTPNKDKAAIGENILGLRLLCLYGLKGAAAYMEHAHVLGQYDNDIYAQYHKIMAWLGTWPADMNALLECSMEIGQMNFKVMSILDAGETTKYGHPTPTQVNVKATEGKCILISGHDLKDLYNLLEQTEGTGVNVYTHGEMLPAHGYPELRKFKHLIGNYGSGWQNQQVEFARFPGPIVMTSNCIIDPTVGAYDDRIWTRSIVGWPGVNHLEGEDFSPVITQAQQMAGFPYSEIPHLITVGFGRQTLLGAADTLIDLVSREKLRHIFLVGGCDGARGERNYFTDFATSVPDDCLILTLACGKYRFNKLDFGDIEGLPRLVDAGQCNDAYSAIILAVTLAEKLGCGVNDLPLSLVLSWFEQKAIVILLTLLSLGVKNIVTGPTAPGFFTPDLLAILNEKFGLRSVTTVEQDMQQLLSA is encoded by the coding sequence ATGTTTTGTGTGCAATGTGAACAAACTATCCGTACGCCGGCAGGAAATGGCTGTTCTTACGCGCAGGGTATGTGCGGTAAAACCGCTGAGACCTCTGATTTGCAGGATCTGTTGATTGCTTCTTTGCAGGGTCTGTCCGCATGGGCCGTTAAAGCGCGTGAATATGGCATCATCGATCATGAGGTGGATAATTTTGCCCCGCGCGCATTCTTCTCTACTTTGACCAACGTGAACTTCGACTCGCCGCGTATCGTTGGTTACGCCCGTCAGGCGATCGCCATGCGCGAGGCGCTGAAAGCGCAATGCCTGAATATTGATGCCAACGCTTCGGTCGACAGCCCGGTAGCCGATCTGCAACTGGTCAGCGATGATCTCGGCGATCTGCAGCGTCAGGCGGCGGACTATACGCCAAATAAAGACAAGGCCGCGATCGGCGAGAATATCCTCGGCCTGCGCCTGCTGTGCCTGTACGGCCTGAAAGGCGCCGCGGCCTATATGGAACACGCGCACGTGCTCGGTCAGTACGACAACGACATTTACGCCCAGTATCATAAAATCATGGCGTGGCTGGGTACCTGGCCTGCCGATATGAATGCTCTGCTGGAGTGTTCGATGGAAATCGGCCAGATGAACTTCAAAGTGATGAGTATCCTCGACGCCGGTGAAACCACGAAATATGGTCACCCAACGCCGACTCAGGTCAACGTTAAAGCCACCGAAGGTAAGTGCATCCTGATCTCCGGACACGACCTGAAAGATCTCTATAACCTGCTGGAGCAGACTGAAGGCACCGGCGTTAACGTCTATACCCACGGTGAAATGTTGCCGGCGCACGGTTATCCGGAGCTGCGTAAGTTCAAACACCTGATTGGCAACTACGGCAGCGGTTGGCAAAACCAGCAGGTTGAATTCGCCCGCTTCCCGGGCCCCATCGTAATGACCTCGAACTGCATCATCGACCCAACCGTCGGCGCCTACGACGACCGCATCTGGACCCGCAGCATCGTCGGCTGGCCGGGCGTCAATCATCTGGAAGGCGAAGATTTCTCCCCGGTTATCACCCAGGCGCAGCAAATGGCCGGCTTCCCGTACAGCGAAATCCCGCATCTGATCACCGTCGGCTTCGGTCGCCAGACGCTGCTCGGCGCGGCGGATACGCTGATTGATCTGGTTAGCCGTGAAAAACTGCGTCACATCTTCCTCGTCGGCGGCTGCGACGGCGCGCGCGGCGAACGTAACTACTTCACCGATTTCGCTACCAGCGTACCAGACGACTGCCTGATTTTGACCCTCGCGTGCGGTAAATACCGCTTCAACAAACTGGATTTCGGCGATATCGAAGGCCTGCCGCGTCTGGTCGATGCCGGTCAGTGTAACGATGCCTACTCGGCGATTATTCTCGCGGTAACGCTGGCGGAAAAACTGGGCTGCGGCGTAAACGATCTGCCGCTGTCGTTGGTGCTCTCCTGGTTCGAACAAAAAGCCATCGTCATCCTGCTGACGCTGCTGTCGCTGGGGGTGAAAAACATAGTCACCGGTCCGACCGCGCCAGGCTTCTTCACCCCGGACCTGCTGGCTATCCTCAACGAGAAATTTGGTCTGCGTTCCGTCACCACCGTAGAACAAGATATGCAGCAGTTGCTGAGCGCATAA